In Erigeron canadensis isolate Cc75 chromosome 1, C_canadensis_v1, whole genome shotgun sequence, a single window of DNA contains:
- the LOC122591675 gene encoding uncharacterized protein LOC122591675, with product MNWITSQEIARFCSVRNTELSSGDGKTYAENSKVNESLLLMKFYPLSDGVVKHLLSDKEQLDLPMQVSDEQMEIILFSKSSFIIGRSGTGKTTILTMKLFHNEQSFYVASEGTSEGGRNNISDYFKDTKPSVLRQLFVTVSPNLCHVVKQHVSHLTSISCNGNTSLELNLDDPDMISDFSDIADTFINIPVKNYPLFITFHKFLMMLDGTLGNSFFERFPKAREVSHGNHTSSRSVALQTFLRLREVTYDRFCTLYWPHFNSSLTKKLDPSRVFTEFISHIKGGLHAGGCSDEILSCEGYCLLAESRSSTLTKQKRETIYYLFQAYEKIKSERGEFDLGDLVSDLHHRLKNGRYEGDIIDFVYTDEVQDLSMRQISLFKYLCQNVDEGFIFAGDTAQTIARGIDFRFQDIRSLFYKEFLTTRKQEKGLVSEVFQLKQNFRTHAGVLQLAQSVIDILYCYFVHSIDILEPETSLISGEAPVLLESRNNENAIWTIFGGSGGGGEIVGFGADQVILVRDDCAKTEISEYVEKHALVLTILECKGLEFQDVLLYNFFGTSPLKDQWRVIYGYMKERDWLDENLPQSFPTFSEARHSVLCSELKQLYVAITRTRQRLWICENKEELSKPIFDYWKSRGLVQIRKLDDSVAQAMRVSSSPQEWRERGKKLFYENNFVMATMCFERAGDIMWEKLAKASGFRASADQVRGKNPEACLGYLREAAELFESIGKFESAASCYCDLEEYEKAGKAYLYKCRKVNTAAECFTLAGCYSDAAEAYAKGDQVSNCLSVCKKGKLYDQGLQYIEYWKEHLKVRTKEIEQTEQRFLESCALDCHEHKDLKSMMKFVRAFCSMESKRVFLRSLGCLDDLLFLEEESGHFLNAVELARCLGYVQKEAEFLEKAGHCGEAAVLLLWFVFFSSLWGNGDRGWPLKHFSKKEDHCEKARSLAKMSSDQFYDFVCNELEVLSDQHSSLPELKKVLLTSQRHKSLRGEILSVRKILDSHFRINFSKYFWEDELPSDITEHCENKIFQSCVSVRTLVFYWNQWKENVMSIFQSIECLVNEEPNKHEGLADFSISYFGVRKQCVNGNRVYLLVNKDGDWISTAGNNGLHSEGKLLYMNLKQLAFAIRSYWQSELLSVGMIVLLKLEGLYKSKSNGSPFHQSTSLVHLFEVSKFLSECQCLNLTSPDKKKLQSFLGISAQYFDLVFPLDWRRSVSEDMVSLRETDLSLQLLNDIILQSFNTNSDITDWTIGRVMMICVTYGKQLGSDHIVVKGKSLPALRSFVMKILRYVLKDTLNGGWRLPGYISIHSVVYFLDIIIFHTFISSGIFFTTRSSLVGWLSQFPSTATPYTHLSASNHVHEDIANFAVSLYTLLICLFRDNATTSWMQNTGINSTYYHPILALKLMIITILFDLQAVDWDVPADILLGSESIAHLLPSKFVYCLLKYRKNRYLNLTPDVVAEAFRSIEDPHVIVCSKEKDPRIDASCALFVDLRQSKEEIMNKLFANYVSESSNTTEAHQLRNHLKEIGDGLSEGGGNTQDVKNKKGKGKRTGKKAQYHKNVEKFIQKLSGTEDSQGLKKLLGKYYARPLQLKKL from the exons ATGAATTGGATAACATCCCAAGAAATTGCTCGATTTTGTTCCGTGAGGAATACTGAACTGAGCTCCGGCGATGGTAAAACTTATGCTGAAAACTCTAAAGTAAATGAAAGCTTGTTGCTTATGAAGTTCTACCCCTTGTCAGATGGGGTGGTGAAACATTTGCTCTCTGATAAAGAACAACTTGATCTACCTATGCAAGTCAGTGATGAACAGATGgagattattttattttccaaaAGTTCTTTCATAATTGGGCGTTCGGGAACCGGAAAAACCACTATATTGACTATGAAGCTGTTCCATAATGAACAGTCTTTTTATGTTGCTTCTGAAGGGACTTCTGAAGGGGGGAGGAACAATATCAGTGATTATTTTAAAGACACGAAGCCAAGTGTTCTCCGGCAACTTTTTGTGACTGTCAGCCCAAATTTGTGTCATGTTGTGAAGCAACATGTTTCCCACCTTACAAG TATTTCATGCAATGGAAATACATCATTAGAGCTCAATcttgatgatccagatatgaTATCAGATTTCAGCGACATTGCTGACACATTTATTAACATTCCCGTAAAAAATTACCCtctttttataacatttcataAGTTTCTTATGATGTTGGATGGCACATTGGGAAattctttttttgaaaggttTCCAAAGGCAAGAGAAGTTTCTCATGGTAACCATACAAGTTCAAGATCTGTTGCATTGCAAACTTTTTTAAGACTAAGGGAGGTTACATATGACCGATTTTGTACACTTTACTGGCCTCACTTTAACTCAAGTCTAACAAAGAAACTTGATCCCTCCAGAGTGTTCACAGAATTTATATCACACATAAAAGGAGGCCTGCATGCAGGGGGATGCAGTGACGAAATACTAAGTTGTGAGGGTTACTGCTTATTGGCTGAAAGTCGTTCGTCCACTCTAACAAAGCAGAAAAGAGAAACTATTTACTACCTCTTTCAAGCATATGAAAAGATCAAAAGTGAGCGAGGTGAATTCGATTTGGGTGATTTAGTGAGTGACCTCCATCACCGACTTAAAAATGGACGCTATGAAGGTGACATTATTGATTTTGTGTATACTGATGAAGTTCAAGATCTTAGTATGAGGCAGATTTCTCTTTTCAAGTATCTATGCCAAAATGTTGATGAGGGCTTTATTTTTGCGGGCGACACTGCACAAACCATTGCCAGGGGGATTGATTTTAGATTTCAGGATATACGATCTCTGTTCTATAAAGAGTTTTTAACTACTAGAAAACAAGAGAAAGGTCTTGTATCCGAGGTTTTCCAACTAAAACAGAACTTTAGAACTCATGCTGGTGTCCTTCAGTTAGCCCAGAGTGTCATTGATATTCTTTACTGTTACTTTGTTCACTCAATTGATATTTTGGAACCTGAGACTAGTCTTATTTCCGGTGAAGCTCCTGTTTTGCTCGAGTCTAGAAACAATGAAAATGCAATTTGGACAATCTTTGGGGGTAGTGGAGGTGGTGGAGAAATAGTCGGCTTTGGGGCGGATCAAGTGATATTGGTCCGTGATGATTGTGCTAAGACTGAGATCTCAGAATATGTTGAAAAGCATGCCCTTGTTCTCACCATACTAGAGTGTAAAGGCCTTGAATTTCAG GATGTATTATTGTACAACTTTTTTGGGACATCCCCATTGAAAGACCAATGGAGAGTAATATATGGCTACATGAAAGAGCGGGACTGGCTCGATGAGAATCTTCCTCAGTCTTTCCCGACATTCAGTGAGGCAAGACATAGTGTCTTGTGTTCTGAATTGAAACAGTTATATGTGGCTATAACGCGAACTAGGCAAAGACTATGGATTTGTGAGAATAAAGAGGAGCTCTCCAAGCCAATATTTGACTATTGGAAAAGCAGGGGACTCGTTCAAATAAGAAAACTAGATGATTCAGTGGCACAGGCTATGCGAGTTTCAAGCAGCCCTCAAGAGTGGCGTGAGCGTGGTAAAAAG CTTTTTTATGAGAACAACTTTGTGATGGCAACAATGTGCTTTGAAAGAGCTGGTGACATAATGTGGGAGAAATTGGCAAAGGCTTCTGGTTTCAGAGCATCCGCTGATCAAGTGAGGGGAAAAAATCCCGAAGCTTGTTTGGGCTATCTCAGAGAAGCAGCCGAATTGTTTGAGTCAATTGGGAAATTCGAGTCTGCCGCTTCATGTTATTGTGATTTGGAGGAGTATGAAAAAGCTG GGAAAGCCTACTTATATAAGTGCCGAAAAGTTAATACAGCAGCAGAGTGTTTCACTCTAGCAGGATGCTATAGCGATGCCGCTGAAGCCTATGCCAAAGGAGATCAGGTCTCCAATTGTTTGTCAGTTTGCAAAAAAGGGAAACTTTATGATCAGGGGTTGCAGTATATAGAATACTGGAAAGAGCACTTAAAAGTTAGAACTAAAGAGATAGAACAAACTGAGCAaagatttttggagagttgtGCTCTTGACTGCCATGAACATAAAGATCTTAAATCCATGATGAAATTTGTTAGAGCCTTTTGCTCTATGGAGTCTAAGCGTGTATTCTTGAGGTCTTTAGGCTGCCTTGATGACCTTCTATTTTTAGAAGAAGAATCGGGCCATTTTCTTAATGCTGTTGAGCTGGCTAGGTGTTTGGGTTATGTTCAAAAAGAGGCTGAATTTTTGGAGAAGGCTGGACATTGTGGGGAGGCAGCAGTTCTCTTACTTTGGTTTGTATTTTTTAGCTCGTTATGGGGAAATGGAGATAGAGGTTGGCCATTGAAGCACTTCAGTAAGAAGGAAGATCATTGTGAGAAAGCAAGGTCGCTTGCAAAAATGAGTTCTGATCAATTCtatgattttgtttgtaatgAGCTTGAGGTACTCTCTGACCAGCACAGTAGCTTGCCCGAACTCAAGAAAGTTTTACTCACTTCCCAGAGACATAAGAGTCTGAGAGGAGAAATCTTATCCGTTAGGAAAATCTTGGATTCTCATTTTCGTATAAATTTCTCGAAGTACTTTTGGGAGGATGAATTACCTTCTGATATTACCGAGCATTGTGAAAACAAAATCTTTCAGAGCTGTGTTTCTGTTAGAACTCTAGTTTTTTATTGGAACCAGTGGAAGGAGAATGTCATGAGCATTTTTCAGAGCATCGAATGTCTTGTAAATGAAGAGCCGAATAAACACGAGGGACTTGCTGATTttagtataagttattttggAGTGAGGAAACAGTGTGTAAATGGAAACAGGGTCTACCTGTTAGTCAACAAGGATGGTGATTGGATAAGTACTGCGGGTAACAACGGTCTTCATAGCGAAGGGAAGCTTCTATATATGAATTTAAAGCAATTGGCGTTTGCTATTAGGTCTTATTGGCAGTCAGAGTTGCTTTCTGTGGGTATGATAGTACTTTTAAAGCTAGAAGGTCTCTATAAGTCAAAGTCAAATGGTTCACCATTTCATCAAAGCACGTCCCTCGTACACCTTTTTGAGGTTTCCAAGTTTCTTTCTGAGTGCCAGTGTCTTAACCTCACTTCTCCTGACAAAAAGAAACTGCAAAGTTTCCTTGGAATCTCTGCACAATACTTTGATCTTGTGTTTCCGTTAGACTGGCGAAGATCAGTCTCTGAGGATATGGTTTCCTTAAGGGAGACTGATCTATCACTCCAATTGCTTAACGATATCATTCTTCAAAGTTTTAACACCAACAGTGACATCACCGATTGGACAATTGGGAGGGTAATGATGATATGTGTTACTTATGGAAAACAACTAGGAAGCGATCATATAGTTGTGAAGGGGAAGTCATTACCCGCATTGAGGTCATTTGTTATGAAGATACTTCGGTATGTTTTGAAAGATACTCTTAACGGTGGCTGGAGGCTTCCTGGCTACATATCTATTCACAGTGTTGTGTATTTCTTGGACATTATTATTTTCCACACGTTTATCTCTTCAGGGATTTTTTTCACGACAAGATCTTCTCTTGTTGGATGGCTTTCACAATTTCCCTCAACTGCTACTCCATATACACATTTATCAGCGTCCAATCACGTTCATGAGGATATTGCAAACTTTGCTGTTTCTTTATATACACTACTCATATGTCTTTTCAGAGATAACGCTACAACATCTTGGATGCAAAATACAGGGATTAACTCCACTTATTACCATCCAATTTTAGCATTGAAGCTGATGATTATAACAATTTTATTTGATCTGCAAGCAGTAGATTGGGATGTCCCTGCTGATATCCTGCTGGGGAGTGAGAGTATTGCTCATTTGCTTCCGTCGAAGTTTGTTTATTGTCTCCTAAAGTACAGGAAGAATCGTTATTTGAACTTAACTCCAGATGTGGTTGCGGAAGCTTTTCGAAGCATAGAGGATCCTCACGTGATTGTTTGTTCAAAAGAGAAGGATCCTAGAATTGATGCTTCTTGTGCTTTATTTGTGGATCTTAGACAATCTAAAGAGGAGATAATGAACAAATTGTTCGCTAATTATGTGTCAGAGAGCAGCAACACAACTGAGGCTCATCAGTTAAGGAATCATTTAAAGGAAATAGGCGATGGACTAAGCGAAGGTGGTGGTAATACTCAGGATGTGAAAAACAAGAAAGGGAAAGGTAAAAGAACTGGGAAGAAGGCACAATATCATAAAAATGTAGAGAAATTCATTCAGAAATTGAG TGGAACAGAGGATTCACAAGGTCTGAAGAAGCTGCTGGGAAAATATTATGCTAGACCACTGCAGTTAAAGAAGCTGTAA
- the LOC122591683 gene encoding regulator of nonsense transcripts 1 homolog → MEAEGGGRVKKKKDEFLKIIFPWSLDDILNQNLYKNQVDKIPLTFDSEQQYFSSFVYPLLEETRAELASSLENIHRYPSAHILSIHEATRDGEAVYDVKVGPWRNTSFERGKLPYQTLPGDLFIFMHGKAESVSDLQRMGRTWAFSLVSKIKENDNEDDFEATPSRFTVKASQPVKFQDGMFVVFLKNIKIQTRIWDSLHMNGNMNIIKAVLDPHSMVKENCNTCSFDFDSVCSLDGNPLDMLNESQRAAVMVSLVKTECCHNSYVEQIWGPPGTGKTTTVSVLLFVLLQMNRRTLTCAPTNIALLQLASRMLSLVKESSKTTTANENLVSKDLEHLFTSKPLPDELENMSLINSVRAKSISILRGLQISLEVLGLPDVVNRHVIVEFCFERASLIFCTTSSSYKLHMVPVKPLNILVIDEAAQLKEAESTIPLQLHGIKHAILIGDECQLPAMVTSNVCIESGFGRSLFDRLSYACHSRHLLNVQYRMHPSISFFPNWRFYQNQILDAENVLCESYENRYLSGPMFGSYSFINIVGGREEKGDDGQSKRNMVEVAIVMKIVKSLYKVYINTYDLSSLTFIAWKDSKKKLTIGVVSPYAAQVVTIQEKLAHKYEKLDGFSVKVKSIDEFQGGEEDVIILSTVRSNSHGSTLSMDFGKRKNPE, encoded by the exons ATGGAAGCTGAAGGAGGAGGAAGggttaagaagaaaaaagatgagtttttaaaaataatatttccaTGGTCTCTTGATGACATTCTTAATCAGAACCTCTACAAAAACCag GTGGACAAGATACCCCTTACTTTTGATTCGGAACAACAGTATTTCAGTTCTTTTGTTTATCCTTTGCTTGAGGAAACACGTGCTGAACTAGCTTCCTCTTTGGAGAACATACATAGATATCCATCTGCTCATATTCTCTCTATTCACGAGGCCACACGCGATGGAGAAGCTGTGTATGATGTTAAAGTTGGTCCCTGGAGAAACACATCTTTTGAACGTGGCAAGCTGCCTTACCAGACATTACCTGGTGATCTTTTCATTTTCATGCATGGAAAAGCAGAGTCTGTTTCTGATTTGCAACGCATGGGAAGAACATGGGCTTTTTCGTTAGTTAGcaaaatcaaagaaaatgataatgaagACGATTTTGAAGCTACACCATCACGATTTACAGTTAAAGCCTCACAACCTGTTAAGTTCCAAGATGGGATGTTTGtcgttttcttaaaaaatattaaaatccaGACAAGGATTTGGGATTCATTGCACATGAATGGAAATATGAATATCATTAAAGCGGTTCTTGACCCTCATTCTATG GTTAAGGAGAATTGCAATACCTGTTCTTTTGATTTCGATAGTGTATGTTCTCTAGATGGAAATCCGTTGGATATGCTGAACGAGTCACAAAGAGCAGCAGTTATGGTGTCCCTTGTTAAAACAGAATGTTGTCACAATTCATATGTGGAACAAATATGGGGACCACCCGGTACAGGAAAAACAACAACAGTTAGCGTTTTGCTATTTGTTCTCTTGCAAATGAACCGTAGGACCCTTACTTGTGCGCCAACAAACATTGCTCTGTTACAACTAGCTTCTCGAATGCTAAGTTTGGTTAAGGAATCATCTAAGACTACAACTGCTAATG AGAACTTGGTTTCAAAAGATCTCGAGCACCTTTTCACATCTAAACCATTGCCTGATGAGTTGGAGAATATGTCGTTGATTAATTCTGTTAGAGCCAAGTCGATATCAATTTTAAGAGGTCTGCAGATATCTCTTGAAGTACTAGGTCTTCCAGATGTTGTAAATAGACATGTAATAGTGGAGTTCTGTTTCGAAAGAGCTTCTCTTATATTCTGCACAACATCGAGTTCCTACAAGTTGCATATGGTTCCAGTGAAGCCTTTGAACATTTTGGTCATAGATGAAGCGGCACAGTTAAAAGAGGCTGAGTCCACTATCCCTCTTCAGCTTCATGGGATAAAGCATGCTATTCTTATTGGAGATGAGTGCCAATTACCTGCAATGGTTACAAGTAAT GTATGTATTGAATCTGGCTTTGGACGGAGCTTATTTGACAGACTGAGTTATGCATGCCATTCTCGGCATCTACTAAATGTTCAGTATCGAATGCATCCTTCCATCAGTTTCTTCCCTAATTGGAGgttttatcaaaatcagattctTGATGCAGAAAATGTATTATGTGAAAGTTATGAAAACCGATATCTTTCAGGACCAATGTTTGGTTcatattcatttataaatattgttGGAGGAAGAGAAGAAAAGGGTGATGATGGACAGAGCAAAAGAAATATGGTCGAGGTGGCTATCGTGATGAAGATTGTAAAAAGTCTTTATAAAG TATACATTAATACATATGATCTCTCTTCTTTGACATTTATAGCATGGAAAGACTCGAAGAAGAAGCTTACTATAGGTGTTGTATCTCCTTATGCTGCCCAAGTTGTTACAATTCAAGAAAAACTTGCTCACAAGTATGAGAAACTTGATGGTTTTTCAGTAAAGGTGAAATCGATTGACGAGTTTCAGGGTGgagaagaagatgttattaTCTTATCGACAGTCAGATCTAATAGCCATGGATCT ACATTGTCTATGGATTTTGGGAAACGAAAGAACCCTGAGTAA
- the LOC122591693 gene encoding uncharacterized protein LOC122591693, translated as MDSDDSSGSFNGSADYEERVQNVLLRAAELIRRQIDEQPAPVIKRRVPVDRDRIEAHARLMRDYFAEEPRYPARLFRRRFRMSKILFERIVGDLEARYPYFQTRYDSVGRRGFAGVQKCTSAIRQLAYGINSDFLDEYLQMSERTSRESCLNFCVGIREIYGARYLRRPTPSDLQRIYDVHEQVVGFPGMIGSIDCIHWPWEMCPAAWRGTYTSGHVGRPSLILQAVASNDLWIWNAYFGQQGSHNDINVFESSPILEEIVNGLAPTAPFWANGNFYKKGYYLGDGIYPEYATFVKTFSDPIDEKRRHFKKKQESARKGIERAFGVLKK; from the exons ATGGATTCCGATGACTCATCCGGATCTTTTAACGGGTCTGCCGATTACGAAGAGCGTGTACAGAATGTGCTTCTTCGAGCCGCCGAACTAATTAGACGACAGATTGACGAACAACCTGCCCCAGTCATTAAAAGAAGGGTACCAGTTGATCGTGATCGTATTGAAGCACATGCTCGTTTGATGCGTGACTATTTTGCTGAAGAACCGCGATATCCAGCCAGACTTTTTAGACGAAGGTTTCGTatgtcaaaaattttatttgagCGGATAGTCGGTGATTTGGAGGCTAGGTACCCATATTTTCAGACGAGATATGACAGTGTTGGGCGCAGAGGGTTTGCCGGGGTACAAAAGTGTACATCTGCAATTCGTCAATTGGCATATGGCATTAACAGTGATTTCCTTGACGAGTATTTGCAGATGTCTGAACGAACATCAAGGGAATCTTGCCTAAATTTTTGTGTTg GTATACGGGAAATTTATGGAGCAAGATACCTACGGAGACCGACTCCATCCGATCTTCAGCGTATATACGATGTTCATGAACAAGTTGTTGGTTTTCCCGGTATGATTGGTAGTATAGATTGTATACATTGGCCATGGGAGATGTGTCCGGCGGCGTGGCGAGGTACTTACACAAGCGGGCATGTGGGTAGACCGTCTTTGATCCTTCAGGCTGTAGCATCAAACGATCTATGGATTTGGAATGCGTACTTTGGACAGCAAGGTTCTCACAACGATATCAATGTGTTTGAATCATCGCCAATTCTTGAAGAAATTGTAAACGGATTGGCACCCACTG CTCCGTTTTGGGCAAACGGAAACTTCTACAAGAAGGGATACTATTTGGGCGACGGCATCTATCCCGAATATGCTACATTTGTGAAGACCTTTTCCGACCCGATCGATGAAAAAAGAAGACATTTTAAGAAGAAACAAGAGTCGGCACGAAAGGGTATTGAGCGGGCTTTCGGTGTGCTTAAAAAATGA